One window from the genome of Engraulis encrasicolus isolate BLACKSEA-1 chromosome 16, IST_EnEncr_1.0, whole genome shotgun sequence encodes:
- the LOC134466154 gene encoding uncharacterized protein LOC134466154 — MNFKGEQIRHSKCQLVRRPVRGEEREKLAQSLKHQLPRTLHLEKLGSLDEDVFDSGCRDGVPTPGTLKTLSSAQRAKARHHEEDLISLTLMARKEDSLIQQISAKPKSVMLWSAKTIAVFFKRCREDIIYIDATGSIIHRDPVDHKPIYIYEIVTRHPNKGSSPLPVATFATSDHTTPSVSHFVGAFLTDVVRLHGQSARKRPVMLMCDGSIVLLQSLAMNFCGMSLAELLRRYHDLVMGEGKEEDSTLPILHRCLSHVMNNAKSLCKKQ, encoded by the exons ATGAATTTTAAGGGAGAACAGATAAGGCACAGCAAGTGCCAGCTGGTGCGTCGGCCtgtgcggggagaggagagggagaaactgGCACAGAGCCTGAAGCACCAGCTGCCCAGAACCCTCCACCTAGAAAAGCTGGGCTCCCTAGATGAGGATGTATTTGACTCTGGGTGCCGGGATGGCGTGCCAACCCCTGGAACGCTGAAGACCTTGAGTTCGGCCCAAAGGGCGAAGGCACGTCATCACGAGGAGGACCTCATAAGTCTTACCCTGATGGCCAGAAAAGAGGACAGCCTCATCCAGCAGATTTCGGCAAAGCCGAAGTCCGTTATGCTGTGGTCTGCTAAGACCATAGCTGTCTTCTTTAAGAGATGCAGGGAGGACATAATTTACATTGATGCTACCGGAAGCATCATACACAGAGACCCGGTAGACCACAAACCAATTTACATCTATGAAATTGTGACAAGACACCCCAACAAGGGAAGCTCACCGTTGCCTGTGGCCACATTTGCCACAAGTGACCATACGACACCATCGGTGTCCCATTTTGTTGGCGCTTTCCTAACCGATGTGGTAAGACTTCATGGCCAGTCTGCAAGAAAAAGGCCGGTGATGCTCATGTGCGATGGCTCAATCGTGCTGCTGCAATCCCTCGCCATGAATTTCTGCGGGATGTCTCTTGCAGAGCTCCTCAGAAG GTACCATGACCTAGTGATGGGAGAAGGCAAGGAGGAAGACTCCACATTGCCCATCCTTCACCGCTGCCTAAGCCATGTCATGAACAATGCAAAGAGCCTCTGCAAGAAGCAGTGA